In the Desulfuromonadales bacterium genome, TTTCAGTGAATGTCTTGCCGATCAAACAGAAGGAGGCAGACCGCGCGGCCTGCCTCCTTTAATGTTGCTCTCTCCCTTCCCTCTCCCCCTACCCCAACTCGGCGACGAATCGCTCCGCCAGCGCCACATCCTCCTTGCAGCCGATGAAGACCGGCGCCCGGTCGTCGATTCCCTGCGGCACCAGGTCGAGGATGCGCTGCCGCCCGGTGGAGGCGGCGCCGCCGGCCTGTTCCATGAGGAAGGCCATGGGGTTGAGCTCGTAGAGCAGGCGCAGCTTGCCGTCCGGTTTCCCTTGCAGGTGCGGATAGAGGAAGACCCCCTTCCCTTTGAGCAGGATCTGGTTGACATCCGGCACCAGGCCGCCGCTGTAGCGCAGCTTGGCCCCCTGCTCCTCCATCTGGCGCACGAAGCTCTCGGTGCCGGGCGTGTAGAGATTGCGCTGGCCGCCGGGGGAGTAGATGCTCCCCTTGGGGGCCACGGTGATGTTCTCGCGGATGAGATCGTACTCCATGAGCTGGTTCATGGCGAATTCATGAACCCCCCTGCCGGTGGAGAGGACCATGGTCGTGCGCGGCCCGTAAAGGATATAGAGGGCCGCCACCTGGTTGCGCCCCGGCTGGAGCAGATCGCACCCTTCGTAAATCGAAACGATCGTCCCTACCGCCAGGTTGACGTCGACCAGCGAGGAGCCGTCGAGGGGATCGTAGGCGACGGAGTACTTGCCGACGCAGTCGGGAGAGACGGGGATGATCTCGCAGGTCTCCTCGGAGACGATGTTGGCTACCACTCCGGAGTGCATCAGGCGCTTGCGCATGATCCGATCGGAGAGGACATCGAGGGCCAGCTGCTCCTCGCCGTAGAGGTTGGAGGTGCCCGCCACGCCGAGATCGCCGGTGCGGATGGCATTGACGATGTACTTGGAAGCATCGGTGATCTCGCAGATGAGTCGGGTCAGATCCCGGTTCTCTTCCGTCTCCCGCAGATAACGCCGAAGGTCGATCTGGAACTTGGTTTTACCCGCTTCAGCCATCATTACTCCTTCCCCGGCAACCGCGGCCGGAAGCGCCATGAAAAATTGCTCAGAAGTTTAGACCATCTTGGCAGCCGGGGCAAGAACAAAGCCGGTTAAATCCGTCCTCCCCGGCTTGACTGCCGGCCGCGAACTGTTATCCTTGCCCTGCATTTTCGCCAACCGACAGGGCAACTCCAGGAGCGTACGATGACCGACCCGAGCGAACAGCAGGACAGGAAAAAGGGGCACACGGAAAAGCTGTGGGAAACCACCCGCAAGACCTTCCATACGGCGACCTTCAAGGCCAACCAGTACAAGCGGATCGTGCAGAAGAAGATCGACCTGGGCTCCCTGCACAAAAAAATATCTCACACCTATTTCGACCTGGGCATGCTGATCGACGAGCTGCGGGGAAGCGGCCAGTCGGACCTGCTCGCCAGGGAAGAAGTCCAGGCGCTGCTGCAGAAGCTGGACAGCCTCAAGCATGCAGCTGCCACCCTGGAGGAGGAGATCGAGGCGATCCGTGCCGAGGAAGAGCAGCGAGCGGAAAATTCCAGCGAACCCTTTCGTGAGCTGAGCGAAAAAAAGATCGATTGAGCAGTTGCGGCCACATCAACGAAAAAGGGCACTCCGCGTGGAGTGCCCTTTTTCGTTAAATGCGCAGGAGGAGATGGTCAGCGGAGATGCTTGCGGGGCTTCGGTATGCTATGGAGGCTCGCATCCTTGTGCTCGCGATCCCACTTGCGCATCGCCTCCTGGATCGTATCCTCC is a window encoding:
- a CDS encoding class 1 fructose-bisphosphatase, yielding MAEAGKTKFQIDLRRYLRETEENRDLTRLICEITDASKYIVNAIRTGDLGVAGTSNLYGEEQLALDVLSDRIMRKRLMHSGVVANIVSEETCEIIPVSPDCVGKYSVAYDPLDGSSLVDVNLAVGTIVSIYEGCDLLQPGRNQVAALYILYGPRTTMVLSTGRGVHEFAMNQLMEYDLIRENITVAPKGSIYSPGGQRNLYTPGTESFVRQMEEQGAKLRYSGGLVPDVNQILLKGKGVFLYPHLQGKPDGKLRLLYELNPMAFLMEQAGGAASTGRQRILDLVPQGIDDRAPVFIGCKEDVALAERFVAELG